Proteins from a genomic interval of Euleptes europaea isolate rEulEur1 chromosome 18, rEulEur1.hap1, whole genome shotgun sequence:
- the LOC130490122 gene encoding olfactory receptor 6N1-like produces the protein MLSENQTSIREFILVGFYNPPGVQIFLLILFLLVYILTIAGNIMIITIVQLQQQLHTPMYLFLNHLALIEIGHMTNTTPKMLVDFIKEKKVISFVGCFTQLYFNLFLGLTENFLLVLMAYDRYLAICNPLNYTILMNSRTCRNLSLGCWVGGLLAPLSPTIMLCKLPFCGPNIINHFFCDLAPVLTLPCGNKSFTELSFFLFTCSMVLGCFSLIVVSYVNIIVTILRMPSDGGRQKAFSTCTAHLIVVSIYYGSVMYMYVRPSVRDIRDSDKVVSVLYCVVTPFLNPFIYSLRNNKVHEAFKLLLAKAKAII, from the coding sequence ATGCTATCAGAAAACCAAACTTCTATACGTGAATTCATCCTTGTTGGTTTCTATAACCCTCCAGGAGTCCAGATTTTTCTCCTCATACTCTTCCTGCTGGTCTACATACTGACCATTGCTGGAAACATTATGATCATCACTATTGTccagctccagcagcagctccacaCTCCCATGTACTTATTCCTCAACCACTTGGCCTTGATTGAGATTGGACATATGACTAACACTACCCCCAAAATGCTGGTGGACTTCATAAAAGAGAAAAAGGTTATCAGCTTTGTGGGTTGCTTCACACAGCTTTACTTCAACCTCTTCTTGGGACTGACAGAGAACTTCCTACTGGTGCTCATGGCTTACGACCGCTACTTAGCCATTTGTAACCCTCTGAACTACACCATTCTAATGAATTCGAGAACTTGCAGAAATTTGTCTCTTGGGTGTTGGGTTGGAGGGTTGCTTGCACCCTTATCTCCAACGATTATGCTCtgcaagctgccattttgtggaccCAATATAATcaaccatttcttctgtgatCTAGCTCCAGTGCTGACTCTTCCATGTGGGAACAAGTCATTCACTGAATTGTCCTTCTTTTTATTCACTTGTTCAATGGTGCTGGGTTGCTTCTCCTTGATAGTGGTGTCTTATGTTAACATCATTGTTACCATATTGAGGATGCCATCTGATGGAGGAAGGCAAAAAGCATTTTCAACTTGTACTGCCCATCTTATTGTTGTATCCATATACTATGGCTCAGTCATGTATATGTATGTTAGGCCTTCAGTGAGGGATATCCGTGATTCAGACAAAGTAGTATCTGTCCTTTATTGTGTAGTGACACCATTTCTGAACCCTTTCATCTACAGCCTGAGGAACAACAAGGTCCACGAAGCCTTCAAATTGCTGCTTGCTAAAGCAAAAGCTATAATCTaa